Proteins encoded together in one Triticum dicoccoides isolate Atlit2015 ecotype Zavitan chromosome 7B, WEW_v2.0, whole genome shotgun sequence window:
- the LOC119341751 gene encoding uncharacterized protein LOC119341751 yields the protein MHGKRDRRIGDRCLSVLTDEKQDISDLLGYIHGFYREALDLLPIAAIPSLVPRLLKAGMPIGFLDPVSNIIANTIAYTPSPTPGSDQEEEAPSSEWILSKIITDTNDKSVFRVPLSRQNAHGMTLARRSLDGLVSFLTSHYRYLISREAMSYLLLARADLLTAVRLIERDRNKRRNVFSITSSTNKVALECAAVSARHPEPDVLVKASLTMASRDVSMLLTGQGPLSPATLESLAELLRQGPTGMDLINVSLDHLRVNEKDNNKKRKRSRQTSESTEGSRAHKKSLGPQLTFRYTLALKLLLLGKIHGHYLEALAKLPRDGLRRHHHCSLLRGGYCYGPRDPVSNIILNTIWYGSMFPTPHKFELQFKVDMICTRMLARIECCSLYGLVTFLRTCAPELSEHDAIWYLFRSGADVHKAIREVKKHGHHVPGNYQDAYMQAAVVSWHDDPDELVKFATSSLNMESAKLLALLQGTLTNDGVECLTMALPHKSPATKSQEQAQQPNQVTSSSQVLSKNQKIFISEFRKKFRRDQNFFVRKVKAVLSDYSQRKVVHYKLHIICDVNPRVPDGPSVALVKKKFQFEYFHINFLATAPNSAVAAPELFFAQCSNSIKEMQERPSWCTPVSDSSIDNARCFSCEFNGAKIVHPCDETYCGCYEDFKLMAHGKHGTGNELLTSSCHSHSDVMATMTQDFIYFYPNMDSKFAEMNPISNVARKLKEWKGRIF from the exons ATGCATGGCAAGCGTGACCGTCGCATCGGCGACCGTTGTCTTTCCGTCTTAACCGATGAGAAGCAGGATATAAGCGATCTGCTTGGTTACATCCATGGTTTCTACAGGGAGGCGCTCGATCTGCTGCCGATAGCGGCGATTCCCtcactggtcccgcgcctcctcaaGGCCGGCATGCCCATCGGCTTCCTCGACCCAGTCTCTAACATCATCGCCAACACCATCGCCTACACCCCTTCACCGACGCCTGGATccgaccaggaggaggaggcgccgtcGTCGGAGTGGATCCTCTCCAAGATCATCACCGACACGAACGACAAGTCTGTCTTCAGAGTACCGCTTTCCCGGCAAAATGCCCATGGCATGACCCTCGCGCGGCGGTCGCTGGACGGTCTTGTCAGCTTCCTCACCTCCCACTACCGCTACCTCATCAGCAGGGAAGCCATGAGCTACCTGCTCCTGGCCAGGGCCGATCTTCTCACCGCTGTGCGCCTCATCGAGCGGGATCGTAACAAGAGGCGCAATGTGTTCAGTATTACCTCCTCTACCAACAAGGTCGCTCTGGAATGTGCTGCTGTGTCTGCAAGGCATCCTGAACCAGATGTCCTGGTGAAAGCGTCGCTGACTATGGCCTCTCGCGATGTCTCCATGCTTTTGACTGGACAAGGCCCTCTCTCGCCTGCAACCCTCGAGAGCCTCGCCGAGCTGCTCAGGCAAGGCCCTACGGGCATGGATCTCATCAACGTATCACTGGATCATCTTCGTGTTAATGAGAAGGACAACAATAAAAAGAGAAAGAGAAGCCGACAGACATCAGAATCCACAGAGGGGAGTAGGGCACATAAGAAGAGTCTCGGTCCTCAGTTGACATTCAGATACACGCTGGCTCTGAAGCTTTTGCTCCTCGGCAAGATCCATGGGCACTACCTAGAGGCACTTGCCAAGCTGCCCCGGGACGGCCTGCGCAGGCATCACCACTGCAGCCTCCTGAGGGGTGGATACTGCTATGGCCCCAGGGATCCTGTCTCCAACATCATCCTCAACACCATCTGGTACGGCTCTATGTTCCCCACGCCCCACAAGTTCGAGCTGCAATTTAAGGTGGACATGATATGCACACGCATGCTTGCACGCATCGAGTGCTGCTCCCTTTACGGCCTTGTTACCTTCCTTCGCACCTGTGCCCCTGAACTCTCAGAGCACGACGCCATCTGGTATTTGTTCAGGAGCGGTGCGGATGTACACAAGGCCATCCGTGAGGTAAAGAAGCATGGTCATCATGTGCCTGGCAATTACCAGGACGCCTATATGCAAGCGGCGGTTGTTTCATGGCACGATGACCCTGATGAGCTGGTCAAATTTGCTACGTCTTCATTGAACATGGAGTCTGCCAAGTTGTTAGCACTATTACAGGGCACACTTACCAACGACGGAGTCGAATGCCTCACCATGGCTCTGCCACATAAATCTCCAGCTACCAAGTCCCAGGAGCAGGCTCAGCAACCGAACCAGGTGACCTCAAGCTCACAGGTCTTGAGCAAGAACCAGAAAATTTTCATTTCAGAGTTTCGGAAAAAGTTTAGGCGCGACCAAAACTTCTTTGTCAGAAAGGTCAAGGCGGTATTGAGCGACTACTCTCAGCGAAAAGTG GTGCACTATAAACTTCATATCATTTGTGACGTGAATCCTAGGGTACCAGATGGACCAAGCGTTGCTCTCGTTAAGAAGAAATTCCAATTTGAATACTTCCATATCAACTTTTTGGCAACAGCGCCAAATTCTGCTGTCGCAGCTCCAGAACTGTTCTTTGCTCAATGTAGCAATAGTATCAAAGAGATGCAGGAGAGACCATCCTGGTGCACCCCTGTATCGGATTCTTCTATAGATAATG CTCGATGTTTCTCTTGCGAGTTTAATGGGGCGAAGATTGTGCATCCATGTGATGAAACATACTGTGGGTGCTACGAGGATTTCAAACTTATGGCTCATGGTAAACATGGCACTGGGAATGAACTTCTTACCAGTTCCTGTCATTCTCATTCTGATGTAATGGCCACAATGACACAAGATTTCATTTATTTTTATCCCAATATGGATTCAAAGTTTGCAGAAATGAACCCAATCTCCAATGTGGCTAGGAAGTTGAAAGAATGGAAGGGTAGAATCTTCTGA